A single Micromonospora sp. CCTCC AA 2012012 DNA region contains:
- a CDS encoding DLW-39 family protein gives MFKKLLILAGVVGVAAVVAKKVKASNDERALWHEATTAPDLR, from the coding sequence ATGTTCAAGAAGCTGCTGATCCTGGCCGGCGTCGTCGGAGTGGCCGCCGTCGTCGCCAAGAAGGTCAAGGCGTCGAACGACGAGCGCGCTCTGTGGCACGAGGCGACCACCGCCCCCGACCTGCGCTGA
- a CDS encoding DUF3566 domain-containing protein — MTETQAKSGNKGTSANPVDEEAAKGGTPATGRAAVGRATVPADAPAPKFTRAPGMVPPPETPGEESGASETSDKTKVDAPTSADGLAAPVKPAAAQPVKPSAAARPASGTTGTQPRVTSAGTAAKPSPDGGRPTATAGRPANGGGLPPGISGAAAVGAARVGEAVRAARTSVSSAASRGPRRARLNLKRIDPWSVMKFAFAVSVVLFIVVVVATSVLYLALDAMGVFKSVNDSLTDLVSAGGGQGANGFRITAKGVILSSALIGLVNVVLFTALATLGAFVYNVCADLVGGIELTLAERD; from the coding sequence ATGACGGAGACACAGGCGAAGTCGGGGAACAAGGGGACCTCGGCCAACCCGGTCGACGAGGAGGCCGCAAAGGGCGGCACACCAGCGACCGGCCGCGCGGCCGTGGGCCGGGCCACGGTCCCCGCCGACGCGCCTGCCCCGAAGTTCACCCGAGCCCCCGGCATGGTGCCACCGCCGGAGACGCCGGGTGAGGAATCGGGGGCGAGCGAGACGTCCGACAAGACCAAGGTCGACGCGCCGACCTCCGCCGACGGCCTGGCCGCCCCGGTGAAGCCGGCTGCCGCCCAGCCGGTCAAGCCGAGCGCCGCGGCCCGGCCGGCCAGCGGCACCACGGGCACCCAGCCCCGGGTGACCAGTGCGGGGACCGCCGCGAAGCCGTCCCCGGACGGTGGCCGCCCGACCGCCACCGCGGGGCGTCCCGCGAACGGCGGTGGCCTGCCGCCGGGGATCAGCGGCGCGGCGGCCGTCGGCGCCGCCCGCGTCGGTGAGGCGGTACGCGCCGCGCGTACCTCGGTCAGCTCGGCCGCGTCCCGCGGGCCGCGCCGGGCCCGGCTGAACCTCAAGCGGATCGACCCGTGGTCCGTGATGAAGTTCGCCTTCGCCGTCTCGGTGGTGCTCTTCATCGTGGTGGTCGTCGCCACCTCGGTGCTCTACCTCGCGCTGGACGCGATGGGCGTGTTCAAGAGCGTCAACGACAGCCTGACCGACCTGGTGAGCGCCGGCGGCGGCCAGGGGGCCAACGGCTTCCGGATCACCGCCAAGGGCGTGATCCTCAGCTCCGCGCTGATCGGCCTGGTCAACGTCGTGCTCTTCACCGCGCTCGCCACCCTCGGTGCCTTCGTCTACAACGTCTGCGCCGACCTGGTGGGCGGGATCGAGCTGACGCTCGCCGAGCGGGACTGA
- the gyrA gene encoding DNA gyrase subunit A codes for MTDTPESTPTEPENPETIAAVVQHDRIEPVGLEVEMQRSYLDYAMSVIVGRALPDVRDGLKPVHRKILYAMFDSGYRPDRGYVKCSRVVGDVMGQFHPHGDSAIYDALVRMAQPWSLRYPLVDGNGNFGSPGNDPAAAMRYTECKLDPLAMEMLRDIDEDTVDLQDNYDGRAKEPTILPSRIPNLLVNGSEGIAVGMATKIPPHNLREIGAAVQWCLENPDVDEATTLEALLEIVKGPDFPTHGLIVGQSAIQDAYRTGRGSIRMRAVVEVEEDKRGRPALVVSELPYQVNPDNLAERIAELIKEGKLAGIADIRDESSGRTGMRIVLVLKRDAVAKVVLNNLYKHTQLQETFGANMLALVDGVPRTLNLAQFIRYYVDHQIDVIRRRTAFRLRKAEERAHILRGLAKALDALDEVIALIRRSPTVDDARQGLIRLLEIDEIQATAILDMQLRRLAALERQRIIDDLTKLEIEIADLKDILAKPERQRKIVSEELGEIVAKWGDERRTKIIPFDGEVSMEDLIAREDVVVTITRTGYAKRTKVDLYRSQRRGGKGVSGATLRQDDIVSHFFVCSTHDWMLFFTNKGRVYRAKAYELPEASRVAKGQHVANLLAFQADEQIAQIIEIPNYQVAPYLVLATKNGLVKKTRLEEFDSNRSGGIIAINLRDEDELVGAALVGPEDDLLLVSKNAQAIRFNASDEALRPMGRATSGVIGMRFSEEDVLLAMEVVREGLDVLVATNGGYAKRTPIEEYPVQGRGGKGVLTAKITERRGGLVGAVVIDPDDELFAITSNGGVIRTPVKPVRRTRDRNTMGVKLMDLPDGVTIVAIARNADEPDEQD; via the coding sequence GTGACCGATACTCCCGAGTCCACCCCGACCGAGCCGGAGAACCCGGAGACAATCGCCGCCGTCGTCCAGCACGACCGGATCGAACCGGTCGGCCTCGAGGTGGAGATGCAGCGCTCCTACCTCGACTACGCGATGAGCGTCATCGTCGGGCGGGCGCTGCCGGACGTCCGGGACGGGCTCAAGCCGGTCCACCGCAAGATCCTCTACGCGATGTTCGACTCCGGCTACCGGCCGGACCGCGGCTATGTGAAGTGTTCCCGGGTCGTCGGCGACGTGATGGGTCAGTTCCACCCGCACGGCGACTCGGCCATCTATGACGCGCTGGTCCGGATGGCGCAGCCCTGGTCGCTGCGCTACCCGCTGGTCGACGGCAACGGCAACTTCGGCTCACCCGGTAACGACCCCGCCGCCGCCATGCGGTACACCGAGTGCAAGCTCGACCCGCTCGCCATGGAGATGCTGCGGGACATCGACGAGGACACCGTCGACCTCCAGGACAACTACGACGGCCGGGCCAAGGAGCCCACCATCCTGCCGTCCCGGATCCCGAACCTGCTGGTCAACGGCTCCGAGGGCATCGCGGTCGGCATGGCCACCAAGATCCCGCCGCACAACCTGCGCGAGATCGGCGCCGCGGTGCAGTGGTGCCTGGAGAACCCGGACGTCGACGAGGCGACCACCCTCGAGGCGCTGCTGGAGATCGTCAAGGGTCCGGACTTCCCGACCCACGGCCTGATCGTCGGCCAGTCGGCCATCCAGGACGCGTACCGGACCGGGCGCGGGTCGATCCGGATGCGCGCCGTGGTGGAGGTCGAGGAGGACAAGCGGGGTCGCCCGGCGCTGGTGGTCAGCGAGCTGCCCTACCAGGTCAACCCGGACAACCTCGCGGAGCGGATCGCCGAGCTGATCAAGGAGGGCAAGCTCGCCGGCATCGCCGACATCCGGGACGAGTCCTCCGGGCGTACCGGCATGCGGATCGTGCTCGTGCTCAAGCGCGACGCGGTCGCCAAGGTGGTGCTGAACAACCTCTACAAGCACACCCAGCTCCAGGAGACCTTCGGCGCCAACATGCTGGCCCTGGTCGACGGCGTGCCGCGCACGCTCAACCTGGCCCAGTTCATCCGCTACTACGTCGACCACCAGATCGACGTGATCCGCCGGCGGACCGCGTTCCGGCTCCGCAAGGCCGAGGAGCGGGCCCACATCCTGCGCGGTCTGGCCAAGGCGCTGGACGCCCTGGACGAGGTCATCGCGCTGATCCGGCGCTCGCCGACGGTGGACGACGCCCGACAGGGCCTGATCCGGCTGCTGGAGATCGACGAGATCCAGGCGACCGCCATCCTGGACATGCAGCTGCGCCGCCTGGCCGCCCTGGAGCGGCAGCGGATCATCGACGACCTCACCAAGCTCGAGATCGAGATCGCCGACCTGAAGGACATCCTCGCCAAGCCGGAGCGGCAGCGGAAGATCGTCTCCGAGGAGCTCGGCGAGATCGTCGCGAAGTGGGGCGACGAGCGGCGTACGAAGATCATCCCGTTCGACGGCGAGGTCTCGATGGAGGACCTGATCGCCCGCGAGGACGTGGTCGTCACCATCACCCGCACCGGGTACGCCAAGCGCACCAAGGTCGACCTCTACCGCTCCCAGCGGCGTGGCGGCAAGGGCGTCAGCGGGGCGACGCTCCGGCAGGACGACATCGTCAGCCACTTCTTCGTATGCTCTACCCACGACTGGATGCTGTTCTTCACGAACAAGGGTCGGGTCTACCGGGCCAAGGCGTACGAGCTTCCCGAGGCCAGTAGGGTGGCCAAGGGCCAGCACGTGGCCAACCTGCTCGCCTTCCAAGCAGACGAGCAGATCGCCCAGATCATCGAAATCCCGAACTACCAGGTGGCTCCCTACCTGGTACTGGCCACGAAGAACGGCCTGGTGAAGAAGACGCGGCTCGAGGAGTTCGACTCCAACCGGTCCGGCGGAATCATCGCGATCAACCTGCGCGATGAGGACGAGCTGGTCGGTGCTGCCCTCGTGGGGCCGGAGGACGATCTGCTGCTGGTCTCCAAGAACGCCCAGGCGATCCGCTTCAACGCCTCCGACGAGGCGCTGCGGCCGATGGGCCGGGCCACCTCGGGCGTGATCGGCATGCGCTTCAGCGAGGAAGACGTGCTGCTGGCCATGGAGGTCGTCCGGGAGGGCCTGGACGTGCTGGTCGCCACGAACGGGGGATACGCGAAACGTACCCCGATCGAGGAATATCCGGTCCAGGGCCGGGGAGGTAAGGGCGTGCTGACTGCGAAGATCACCGAGCGACGCGGTGGTCTGGTCGGCGCGGTGGTGATCGATCCGGACGACGAGCTGTTCGCGATCACCAGTAACGGTGGTGTCATCCGGACTCCGGTGAAGCCTGTACGCCGTACGCGTGACCGGAACACAATGGGGGTCAAGCTCATGGACCTCCCGGACGGCGTGACTATCGTGGCGATTGCTCGCAATGCCGACGAGCCTGACGAACAGGACTAG
- the gyrB gene encoding DNA topoisomerase (ATP-hydrolyzing) subunit B, with translation MAAQDKQEYGAESITVLEGLEAVRKRPGMYIGSTGERGLHHLVWEVVDNAVDEAMAGHCDTIDVVLLADGGVRVTDNGRGFPVDLHPKLKKPGVEVALTVLHAGGKFDGKAYAVSGGLHGVGVSVVNALSTKMAVEIQKSGFYWRQQYHHSKPTPLEKGEPTDGTGSAVSFWPDPDVFETVEFDFQTIYRRLQEMAFLTRGLTIHLLDERVPEGEEGKLREVTFHYEGGIADFVRHLNASKNPIHKTVVEFGSEEEGMSLEIAMQWNESYGESVYTFANNINTHEGGTHEEGFRSALTSVVNRYGAEKKLLKGDEKLSGEDIREGLAAIISVKLTNPQFEGQTKTKLGNTPVKSFVQRVCNDRLVDWFDRNPAEAKMIITKASQAARARIAAQQARKLARRKSLLESGSMPGKLADCQSTDPRESEVFIVEGDSAGGSAKQGRDPRTQAILPIRGKILNVEKARIDRVLKNNEVQALITALGTGIHDDFDMEKLRYHKVVLMADADVDGQHIQTLLLTLLFRFMRPLVELGHVYLAAPPLYKIKWNKKGDDAQYAYSDRERDGLIALRQQKKPNARPDDIQRFKGLGEMNYPELWETTMNPATRTLRQVTLDDAATADELFSVLMGEDVEARRSFIQRNAKDVRFLDI, from the coding sequence GTGGCAGCGCAGGACAAGCAGGAGTACGGCGCCGAGTCGATCACCGTTCTCGAGGGGCTGGAGGCCGTCCGGAAGCGGCCCGGTATGTACATCGGGTCCACCGGTGAGCGCGGCCTCCACCACCTCGTGTGGGAGGTCGTGGACAACGCGGTGGACGAGGCGATGGCCGGCCACTGCGACACCATCGACGTGGTGCTGCTGGCCGACGGCGGCGTCCGGGTCACCGACAACGGCCGTGGCTTCCCGGTCGACCTCCACCCCAAGCTCAAGAAGCCGGGTGTCGAGGTCGCGCTGACCGTGCTGCACGCGGGCGGCAAGTTCGACGGCAAGGCGTACGCGGTCTCCGGCGGTCTGCACGGCGTCGGCGTCTCCGTGGTGAACGCCCTCTCCACCAAGATGGCCGTGGAGATCCAGAAGTCCGGCTTCTACTGGCGGCAGCAGTACCACCACTCCAAGCCCACCCCGCTGGAGAAGGGCGAGCCGACGGACGGGACCGGTTCGGCCGTCTCCTTCTGGCCCGACCCGGACGTCTTCGAGACCGTCGAGTTCGACTTCCAGACGATCTACCGCCGGCTCCAGGAGATGGCCTTCCTGACCCGCGGTCTCACCATCCACCTGCTCGACGAGCGGGTGCCGGAGGGTGAGGAGGGCAAGCTCCGCGAGGTCACCTTCCACTACGAGGGCGGCATCGCCGACTTCGTCCGGCACCTCAACGCCTCGAAGAACCCGATCCACAAGACGGTGGTCGAGTTCGGTTCCGAGGAGGAGGGCATGTCGCTCGAGATCGCCATGCAGTGGAACGAGTCGTACGGCGAGTCGGTCTACACCTTCGCGAACAACATCAACACGCATGAGGGCGGCACCCACGAGGAGGGTTTCCGCTCCGCGCTGACCAGCGTCGTCAACCGCTACGGCGCGGAGAAGAAGCTGCTCAAGGGCGACGAGAAGCTCTCCGGCGAGGACATCCGCGAGGGTCTGGCCGCGATCATCTCGGTCAAGCTGACCAACCCGCAGTTCGAGGGCCAGACGAAGACCAAGCTGGGCAACACCCCGGTGAAGAGCTTCGTGCAGCGGGTCTGCAACGACCGGCTGGTCGACTGGTTCGACCGTAACCCGGCCGAAGCCAAGATGATCATCACGAAGGCGTCCCAGGCCGCCCGGGCGCGGATCGCCGCGCAGCAGGCGCGGAAGCTGGCCCGGCGCAAGTCGCTGCTGGAGTCGGGTTCGATGCCGGGCAAGCTGGCCGACTGCCAGTCCACCGACCCGCGCGAGTCCGAGGTCTTCATCGTCGAGGGTGACTCGGCGGGCGGCTCGGCGAAGCAGGGGCGCGACCCGCGGACCCAGGCGATCCTGCCGATCCGGGGCAAGATCCTCAACGTGGAGAAGGCCCGGATCGACCGGGTGCTGAAGAACAACGAGGTCCAGGCGCTGATCACCGCGCTGGGCACCGGCATCCACGACGACTTCGACATGGAGAAGCTGCGGTACCACAAGGTGGTGCTGATGGCCGACGCCGACGTCGACGGCCAGCACATCCAGACGCTCCTGCTCACCCTGCTGTTCCGCTTCATGCGCCCGCTGGTCGAGCTGGGTCACGTCTACCTTGCCGCCCCGCCGCTCTACAAGATCAAGTGGAACAAGAAGGGCGACGACGCCCAGTACGCGTACTCGGACCGGGAACGGGACGGGCTGATCGCGCTGCGCCAGCAGAAGAAGCCGAACGCCCGGCCCGACGACATCCAGCGGTTCAAGGGTCTCGGCGAGATGAACTATCCGGAGCTGTGGGAGACCACGATGAACCCGGCGACGCGGACGCTGCGCCAGGTGACGCTCGACGACGCGGCGACCGCGGACGAGCTGTTCAGCGTGCTGATGGGTGAGGACGTCGAGGCGCGCCGCTCGTTCATCCAGCGCAACGCCAAGGACGTGCGCTTCCTGGACATCTGA
- a CDS encoding DUF721 domain-containing protein yields the protein MGPGRGERTPAAGTGGGAERAGGRRSPGAGADAAGAAGPAAGGDAAAGAAGPELARAVLDAAKARRQAAAQTRRRSAVGNEGGERRLRGYSGAGPDPRDPQLLGAVLERLVKARGWQQPAAEATVFGAWERVVGAEVAQNSRPVKLENGELTVEARSTAWATQLRLLAGSLLKQIASEVGHNVVRKLHIHGPAAPSWSRGPRRVRGRGPRDTYG from the coding sequence CTGGGGCCGGGGCGCGGTGAGCGTACCCCCGCTGCCGGAACGGGCGGCGGCGCGGAACGGGCCGGCGGCCGGCGCTCGCCCGGCGCGGGGGCGGACGCGGCAGGAGCGGCCGGGCCTGCGGCGGGTGGCGACGCCGCGGCGGGCGCGGCCGGGCCGGAGCTGGCCCGGGCGGTGCTGGACGCGGCGAAGGCCCGGCGGCAGGCGGCGGCCCAGACCCGTCGGCGCAGCGCGGTCGGGAACGAGGGCGGCGAGCGGCGGCTGCGCGGCTATTCCGGCGCGGGCCCGGACCCGCGCGATCCGCAGCTGCTCGGGGCGGTGCTGGAGCGGCTGGTGAAGGCGCGGGGCTGGCAGCAGCCGGCGGCCGAGGCGACGGTCTTCGGTGCCTGGGAGCGGGTGGTCGGGGCGGAGGTGGCCCAGAACAGCCGCCCGGTGAAGCTGGAGAACGGCGAGCTGACGGTGGAGGCCCGCTCCACCGCGTGGGCGACGCAGCTGCGGTTGCTGGCCGGCTCGCTGCTGAAGCAGATCGCCAGCGAGGTCGGCCACAACGTGGTCCGCAAGCTGCACATCCACGGCCCGGCCGCGCCGTCCTGGTCACGCGGCCCGCGCCGGGTGCGGGGCCGTGGCCCCCGCGACACCTACGGCTGA
- the recF gene encoding DNA replication/repair protein RecF (All proteins in this family for which functions are known are DNA-binding proteins that assist the filamentation of RecA onto DNA for the initiation of recombination or recombinational repair.), translating to MYVRRLELVDFRSYERVGVDLEPGPNVLIGANGVGKTNLVEALGYVATLDSHRVATDAPLVRMGASSAVIRCAVVHDGRELLIELEIVPGKANRARLGRSPARRARDVLGALRLVLFAPEDLELVRGDPAERRRYLDDLLVTRQPRYAGVRADYERVIKQRNALLRTAYLARKTGGSRGGDLSTLAVWDTHLAQHGAELLAGRLELVAALTPHVAKAYDAVAAGKGAAGIAYRPSVELPDPTVDRAALAEALTAALAESRSAEIERGTTLVGPHRDDLALTLGPLPAKGYASHGESWSYALALRLAAYDLLRADGIEPVLVLDDVFAELDAGRRERLAGLVGGASQLLVTCAVDDDVPAALRGTRYAVAEGTVRRVG from the coding sequence GTGTACGTCCGCCGGCTCGAACTGGTCGACTTCCGCTCCTACGAGCGGGTCGGCGTCGACCTTGAGCCGGGTCCGAACGTGCTCATCGGCGCCAACGGCGTCGGCAAGACCAACCTGGTCGAGGCGTTGGGCTACGTGGCGACCCTGGATTCGCACCGGGTCGCCACGGACGCCCCGCTCGTCCGGATGGGTGCCTCCTCGGCGGTGATCCGCTGCGCGGTGGTGCACGACGGGCGGGAACTGCTGATCGAGCTGGAGATCGTCCCCGGCAAGGCCAACCGGGCCCGGCTGGGACGCTCACCGGCGCGTCGGGCCCGGGACGTGCTCGGCGCGCTGCGGCTGGTGCTCTTCGCCCCGGAGGACCTGGAGCTGGTGCGCGGCGACCCGGCCGAGCGCCGCCGCTACCTGGACGACCTGCTGGTCACCCGCCAGCCCCGGTACGCCGGGGTGCGCGCCGACTACGAGCGGGTGATCAAGCAGCGCAACGCCCTGCTGCGGACGGCGTACCTGGCCCGCAAGACGGGTGGGTCGCGCGGCGGGGACCTCTCCACCCTCGCCGTCTGGGACACCCACCTCGCGCAGCACGGTGCCGAGCTGCTCGCCGGGCGACTGGAGCTGGTCGCCGCACTGACCCCGCACGTCGCCAAGGCGTACGACGCGGTGGCGGCGGGGAAGGGCGCGGCGGGGATCGCGTACCGGCCGTCGGTGGAGCTGCCCGACCCGACGGTGGACCGGGCCGCGCTGGCCGAGGCGTTGACCGCCGCGCTGGCCGAGTCCCGGTCGGCGGAGATCGAACGCGGCACCACCCTGGTCGGTCCGCACCGGGACGACCTGGCGCTCACCCTGGGCCCGCTGCCCGCCAAGGGGTACGCGAGCCACGGCGAGTCCTGGTCCTACGCGCTGGCCCTGCGGCTGGCCGCGTACGACCTGCTGCGCGCGGACGGGATCGAGCCGGTGCTGGTCCTCGACGACGTCTTCGCCGAGCTGGACGCGGGTCGCCGGGAGCGGCTGGCGGGGCTGGTCGGCGGGGCGAGCCAACTGTTGGTGACCTGTGCGGTGGACGACGACGTGCCGGCGGCCCTGCGCGGCACCCGGTACGCCGTGGCCGAGGGGACGGTACGCCGTGTCGGATGA
- the gnd gene encoding phosphogluconate dehydrogenase (NAD(+)-dependent, decarboxylating) — translation MQLGLVGLGRMGGNMRERLRAAGHEVVGFDRNPELSDVASLAELAEKLEAPRAVWVMVPAGVTDATIDELAGVLGEGDIIVDGGNSRFSDDAPRAERLNEQGIGYLDAGVSGGVWGKQNGYALMVGGAQEHVERLMPIFEALKPEGEFGFVHAGPVGAGHYAKMVHNGIEYGLMHAYAEGYELLSKSELVTNVPGVFKSWREGTVVRSWLLDLLDRALDEDPELAELSSYTEDTGEGRWTVDEAVRLAVPLNVITASLFARFASRQDESPAMKAVAALRQQFGGHAVHKR, via the coding sequence ATGCAGCTCGGCCTGGTAGGACTCGGCCGGATGGGCGGCAACATGCGCGAACGGTTGCGCGCCGCCGGGCACGAGGTGGTCGGCTTCGACCGCAATCCGGAGCTGAGCGACGTCGCGAGCCTGGCCGAGCTGGCCGAGAAGCTCGAGGCGCCGCGGGCGGTGTGGGTGATGGTCCCGGCCGGGGTCACCGACGCCACCATCGACGAGCTGGCCGGTGTGCTCGGCGAGGGCGACATCATCGTCGACGGCGGCAACTCGCGGTTCAGCGACGACGCCCCGCGTGCGGAGCGGCTGAACGAGCAGGGCATCGGCTATCTCGACGCCGGTGTCTCCGGTGGCGTCTGGGGCAAGCAGAACGGCTACGCCCTGATGGTCGGCGGTGCCCAGGAGCACGTCGAGCGGCTGATGCCGATTTTCGAGGCGCTCAAGCCCGAGGGTGAGTTCGGCTTCGTGCACGCCGGCCCGGTCGGCGCCGGCCACTACGCCAAGATGGTGCACAACGGCATCGAGTACGGCCTGATGCACGCCTACGCCGAGGGCTACGAGCTGCTGTCGAAGTCCGAGCTGGTGACGAACGTGCCGGGCGTCTTCAAGTCGTGGCGCGAGGGCACCGTGGTCCGTTCCTGGCTGCTCGACCTGCTGGACCGGGCGCTCGACGAGGACCCGGAGCTGGCCGAGCTGAGCAGCTACACCGAGGACACCGGCGAGGGTCGCTGGACGGTCGACGAGGCGGTCCGGCTGGCCGTACCGCTGAACGTCATCACCGCCTCCCTCTTCGCCCGGTTCGCCTCGCGGCAGGACGAGTCGCCCGCGATGAAGGCCGTCGCCGCGCTGCGCCAGCAGTTCGGCGGCCACGCCGTCCACAAGCGCTGA
- the dnaN gene encoding DNA polymerase III subunit beta — protein sequence MKFRVERDALAEAVAWTAKSLPNRPSVPVLAGVMLRVTDGNLQVSGFDYEVSSQVTVEVQGDADGAALVSGRLLAEITKALPAKPVDIAAVGAHLELVCGSARFTLPTMPVEDYPALPEMPESAGTVDAAAFAAAVAQVAVAAGRDETLPMMTGVRIELSGTTLAMLATDRYRLALREMEWRPDDADVSINALVPARTLNDTAKALGPLGGHVTMALSQGGAGEGMIGFAGGTRRTTSRLLDGANYPPVRSLFPATHNAEARVPVSTLIEVVKRVALVAERTTPVLLSFSADGLVVEAGGTEEARASEAMEATFTGDPLTIGFNPQYLIDGLNNLGAQYAQLAFVDAFKPAVISPAGEDGEVIPGYRYLIMPIRVSR from the coding sequence ATGAAGTTCCGAGTGGAGCGCGACGCGCTCGCCGAGGCGGTCGCGTGGACCGCCAAGAGCCTGCCCAACCGACCTTCCGTACCGGTGCTCGCCGGGGTGATGCTCCGGGTCACCGACGGCAACCTCCAGGTCTCCGGCTTCGACTACGAGGTCTCCAGCCAGGTCACCGTCGAGGTGCAGGGTGACGCCGACGGCGCCGCCCTGGTCTCCGGCCGCCTGCTCGCCGAGATCACCAAGGCCCTGCCGGCCAAGCCGGTGGACATCGCCGCCGTCGGCGCCCACCTCGAACTGGTCTGCGGCAGCGCCCGGTTCACCCTGCCCACCATGCCGGTCGAGGACTACCCCGCCCTCCCGGAGATGCCGGAGAGCGCCGGCACCGTCGACGCGGCCGCCTTCGCCGCCGCCGTCGCCCAGGTCGCGGTGGCCGCCGGCCGGGACGAGACCCTGCCGATGATGACCGGCGTCCGGATCGAGCTCTCCGGCACCACGCTGGCCATGCTCGCCACCGACCGCTACCGCCTCGCGCTGCGCGAGATGGAGTGGCGGCCGGACGACGCCGACGTGAGCATCAACGCCCTGGTGCCGGCCCGCACCCTGAACGACACCGCGAAGGCGCTCGGCCCGCTCGGTGGTCACGTCACCATGGCGCTCTCCCAGGGCGGTGCCGGCGAGGGCATGATCGGCTTCGCCGGCGGCACCCGGCGGACCACCAGCCGGCTGCTCGACGGCGCCAACTACCCGCCGGTGCGGTCGCTCTTCCCGGCCACCCACAACGCGGAGGCGCGGGTCCCGGTCAGCACGCTGATCGAGGTGGTCAAGCGGGTCGCGCTGGTGGCCGAGCGGACCACCCCGGTGCTGTTGAGCTTCAGCGCGGACGGTCTGGTCGTCGAGGCCGGGGGCACCGAGGAGGCGCGGGCCAGCGAGGCGATGGAGGCGACCTTCACGGGGGACCCGCTGACCATCGGCTTCAATCCGCAGTACCTCATCGACGGCCTGAACAACCTGGGCGCCCAGTACGCCCAGCTGGCGTTCGTCGACGCCTTCAAGCCGGCGGTGATTTCCCCGGCCGGTGAGGATGGCGAGGTCATCCCGGGGTACCGATACCTCATCATGCCGATCCGCGTCTCCCGCTGA